From one Actinomyces sp. Marseille-P3109 genomic stretch:
- a CDS encoding DUF3017 domain-containing protein — translation MTHDPHPQQAEHKEPYRTICVVLVAIGLAMVPAIALLGHRRIAVLWAATGILALAIVRIQRPDGTWLAARSRLFDVVFGICLAAVLFLLSPYVNLPRVM, via the coding sequence GTGACTCACGACCCGCATCCCCAGCAGGCCGAGCACAAGGAGCCCTACCGCACCATCTGCGTCGTCCTCGTGGCCATCGGCCTGGCGATGGTTCCCGCCATCGCGCTGCTGGGACACCGCCGCATCGCCGTCCTGTGGGCGGCCACCGGGATCCTGGCGCTCGCCATCGTCAGGATCCAGCGTCCCGACGGCACCTGGCTGGCAGCGCGCAGTCGCCTGTTCGACGTCGTCTTCGGCATCTGTCTGGCCGCGGTCCTGTTCCTCCTGTCCCCCTACGTCAACCTGCCCCGCGTCATGTGA
- a CDS encoding ATP-binding cassette domain-containing protein, protein MSSRRSRFPLPAPLRRGSTPPPRVSSPAGRRSGAISFGLTLLGALGSGWCLISTGRALGALLASSPRIGLLAQALAAAVLSAACQLLAQQVARSSALSEEAHLRRLTLAHMLGLGPARAADVRSGATASLLTDGTERVALYRQTFLAPTLAAAAAPLLVLIELAAAVDVVPALVLAIAIVVVPAFIAFAHSRLRASSSNSRRARMRLAAEYLDAIQGLRTLTLARAAERTSARLRLEGETNRRAVMGLLAGNQLVILLTDGLFSLFLITVAAGLALARLSAGAIDVGDALAIMLTSFVLLEPLDHVGAFFYVGMGGMANQRAIRRILARPLPRSAPRPRPRASTSTGPATRAAVVLDDVEATWGDEPVLEGVSLAVRRGEHLAVVGPSGAGKSTLMAMLAGNLLPRAGSLRVEGAELTAATQDEVRAASALVAQTTWLFTGTIADNLRLAQPYATPSQMWHALEVARLDKEVALMPEGLETQVGEGGLGLSGGQAQRLSLARAFLADRPVLLLDEPTSQVDLASEAAIVESIDQLAQGRTVVTISHRAGALTATDRTVRVEARGLHEVGPAKAPAANDAASGTGDAEDDAAANEAAAAQDGEVRS, encoded by the coding sequence ATGAGCTCACGCCGATCCCGTTTTCCCCTCCCGGCGCCTCTGCGTCGCGGATCCACGCCCCCGCCCCGGGTCTCCTCACCTGCCGGGCGCCGCTCGGGCGCCATCTCCTTCGGACTCACCCTGCTGGGCGCCCTGGGATCGGGCTGGTGCCTCATCTCCACCGGACGCGCCCTGGGAGCCCTGCTGGCCTCCTCACCCAGGATCGGTCTGCTGGCCCAGGCACTGGCCGCTGCGGTCCTGAGCGCCGCCTGTCAGCTGCTCGCCCAGCAGGTCGCCCGCTCCAGCGCGCTCAGTGAGGAGGCGCACCTGCGCCGGCTCACGCTGGCCCACATGCTCGGGCTGGGCCCCGCGCGCGCCGCCGACGTGCGCAGTGGCGCCACCGCTTCTCTGCTGACCGACGGCACCGAGCGCGTCGCCCTCTACCGGCAGACCTTCCTGGCCCCGACCCTGGCCGCTGCGGCCGCGCCCCTGCTGGTGCTCATTGAGCTGGCCGCGGCCGTCGATGTCGTCCCCGCCCTGGTGCTGGCCATCGCCATCGTCGTGGTGCCGGCCTTCATCGCCTTCGCCCACTCGCGGCTGCGGGCCTCGTCGTCGAACTCGCGGCGCGCGCGCATGCGTCTGGCCGCCGAGTACCTCGACGCCATCCAGGGACTGCGAACCCTCACGCTGGCCCGGGCCGCGGAGCGCACCAGCGCCCGCCTGCGTCTGGAGGGGGAGACGAACCGGCGCGCGGTCATGGGCCTGCTGGCGGGCAACCAGCTCGTCATCCTGCTCACTGACGGTCTCTTCTCCCTGTTCCTCATCACCGTGGCCGCGGGCCTGGCCCTGGCGCGCCTGTCGGCCGGCGCGATCGACGTCGGCGACGCCCTGGCGATCATGCTGACCTCCTTCGTGCTCCTGGAGCCGCTGGACCACGTGGGCGCCTTCTTCTATGTAGGCATGGGTGGCATGGCCAACCAGCGCGCCATCCGCCGGATCCTGGCTCGGCCCCTGCCCCGGTCCGCACCGCGACCCAGGCCCCGGGCGAGCACCTCGACAGGTCCAGCCACACGGGCCGCCGTCGTGCTCGACGACGTCGAGGCCACCTGGGGCGACGAACCGGTGCTGGAGGGAGTGAGCCTGGCCGTGCGCCGCGGTGAGCACCTGGCGGTCGTGGGTCCCTCCGGTGCGGGCAAGTCGACGCTCATGGCGATGCTCGCCGGCAACCTGCTGCCCCGCGCCGGCTCGCTGCGCGTGGAGGGGGCCGAGCTGACCGCTGCCACCCAGGACGAGGTGCGGGCGGCCTCCGCTCTGGTGGCGCAGACGACGTGGCTGTTCACCGGCACGATTGCGGACAACCTGCGCCTGGCCCAGCCCTATGCGACGCCGTCGCAGATGTGGCATGCCCTGGAGGTGGCCCGTCTGGACAAGGAGGTGGCCCTCATGCCCGAGGGACTGGAGACGCAGGTCGGTGAGGGCGGGCTGGGGCTGTCGGGCGGGCAGGCCCAGCGCCTGTCCCTGGCGCGCGCGTTCCTGGCCGACCGCCCCGTGCTGCTGCTGGACGAGCCCACCAGCCAGGTGGACCTGGCCAGCGAGGCGGCCATCGTCGAGTCCATCGACCAGTTGGCCCAGGGGCGCACCGTCGTCACCATCTCGCACCGTGCGGGGGCGCTGACCGCAACGGACCGGACCGTCAGGGTCGAGGCCCGAGGACTTCACGAGGTGGGTCCGGCCAAGGCTCCGGCCGCCAACGACGCGGCCTCCGGTACCGGCGACGCCGAGGACGACGCCGCCGCCAATGAGGCGGCCGCTGCGCAGGACGGGGAGGTGCGGTCATGA
- a CDS encoding amino acid ABC transporter ATP-binding/permease protein — MIRTRRSPSHRTRVVGGAGGAGAGEYDSAPVRERPSRAVLVRWLLHVTRPVLSPLLGSTLCRVTDMLSGIALFSLGAYAVASMGLAMMIGAPMPAVWTVLAVMAGLSLLKAALRYAEQFLGHLVAFKALELLRGQIFRSLIPRSPRVSATSRSGDLLSRATKDVDRIEVFFAHTFAPAVSAAITPIVVLAVIGLKVSWLVAMTALPFVVLQLLIVPRLGFTASLEASRSSSAARADLTQHVTDTVQGMSEVVGYGRSQERLDEMARIDAELVGASRPTGQWASVRRGINQLAGLTAPIAVVMVGAMLPTTGSGAGVPLLAAAAAAVLRMSETVRGVEELSGALNASFASAERVWEIATAPVEVRDGDQELTAGISHEVLWQDVTYSYPSTATQAVRGVSLRARAGKWTCIVGASGSGKSTLAQLAVRFDEPESGRILIDGQDVADLQAISLYQEVGMVDQRIHLMRATIAENVRLAAPSASDAQVRRVCRAACIDKDIEALEDGYDTLVGERGQSLSGGQRQRLALARALLARPGVLILDEFTSHLDPELDEQVRIGVRTYLPQATIIEITHRLQWSEQADHVVVMDAGTVVQAGPPAKLLAAPGPLRTLTARGR; from the coding sequence ATGATCCGAACCAGACGCTCACCGTCACACAGAACTCGCGTCGTCGGCGGAGCCGGTGGGGCCGGAGCGGGCGAGTACGACAGCGCCCCGGTGCGGGAGCGGCCGTCGCGCGCGGTGCTGGTGCGCTGGCTGCTTCACGTCACCCGCCCAGTCCTGTCGCCGCTGCTGGGCTCCACGCTGTGCCGCGTCACTGACATGCTCAGCGGCATCGCCCTGTTCTCCCTGGGGGCCTATGCCGTGGCCTCGATGGGGCTGGCGATGATGATCGGCGCGCCGATGCCCGCCGTCTGGACGGTACTGGCCGTCATGGCGGGGTTGTCGCTGCTCAAGGCGGCTCTGCGATACGCCGAGCAGTTCCTCGGCCACCTGGTGGCCTTCAAGGCGCTCGAGCTGCTGCGCGGGCAGATCTTCCGCTCTCTCATCCCCCGCTCGCCGCGGGTCAGTGCGACGTCGCGCTCGGGCGACCTGCTGTCTCGCGCCACCAAGGACGTCGACCGCATCGAGGTCTTTTTCGCCCACACCTTCGCCCCGGCGGTCTCGGCCGCCATCACCCCGATCGTGGTGCTCGCGGTCATCGGTCTCAAGGTGTCCTGGCTGGTGGCGATGACGGCGCTCCCCTTCGTGGTGCTCCAGCTGCTCATCGTGCCCCGCCTGGGCTTCACCGCCTCCTTGGAGGCCTCCCGGTCCAGCTCGGCGGCACGGGCGGACCTCACCCAGCACGTCACCGACACCGTCCAGGGCATGAGCGAGGTCGTCGGGTACGGGCGCAGCCAGGAGCGTCTCGATGAGATGGCCAGGATCGACGCCGAGCTCGTCGGCGCCTCCCGTCCCACCGGCCAGTGGGCCTCCGTGCGCCGGGGCATCAACCAGCTGGCGGGCCTGACCGCGCCGATCGCCGTCGTCATGGTGGGGGCGATGCTGCCCACCACCGGATCCGGAGCGGGCGTGCCCCTGCTAGCGGCCGCAGCCGCGGCCGTGCTGCGGATGAGCGAGACCGTGCGCGGCGTCGAGGAGCTCTCGGGGGCGCTCAACGCCTCCTTCGCCTCGGCTGAGAGGGTCTGGGAGATCGCCACCGCCCCGGTTGAGGTGCGCGACGGCGATCAGGAACTGACCGCCGGGATCTCCCACGAGGTCCTGTGGCAGGACGTCACCTACTCCTACCCCAGCACCGCCACGCAGGCCGTGCGCGGCGTGAGCCTGAGAGCCCGGGCCGGCAAGTGGACCTGCATCGTGGGGGCCTCGGGCTCCGGCAAGTCGACGCTGGCCCAGCTGGCCGTGCGCTTCGATGAGCCGGAGTCGGGCCGCATCCTCATCGACGGACAGGACGTGGCCGACCTGCAGGCGATCAGCCTCTACCAGGAGGTCGGCATGGTGGACCAGAGGATCCACCTCATGCGAGCCACGATCGCCGAGAACGTGCGCCTGGCAGCGCCGTCGGCCAGTGACGCCCAGGTTCGCCGGGTCTGCCGAGCCGCCTGCATCGATAAGGACATTGAGGCCCTGGAGGACGGCTACGACACTCTCGTGGGTGAGCGCGGCCAGTCCCTGTCCGGGGGCCAGCGGCAGCGTCTGGCCCTGGCGCGAGCCCTGCTCGCCCGCCCCGGCGTACTCATCCTCGATGAGTTCACCTCCCACCTGGATCCCGAGCTGGATGAGCAGGTGCGGATCGGGGTGCGCACCTATCTGCCGCAGGCGACGATCATCGAGATCACCCACCGGCTGCAGTGGTCCGAGCAGGCCGACCACGTCGTCGTCATGGATGCGGGCACGGTGGTGCAGGCGGGCCCACCGGCCAAATTGCTGGCCGCTCCAGGACCGCTGCGCACACTCACCGCCCGCGGACGCTGA
- a CDS encoding dicarboxylate/amino acid:cation symporter — protein sequence MSRNPSASPSLGYRLSHSILTWVIGAIVLALLVGSVRIGGHPIIPKAVGNVFATFSDLFGQFLNFAIPLIIIGLVTPAIADLGRGAGKWLGITTALAYTSTLFAGFLTFLVCAATFPRLLAGTSLTDVAKPEGALSSYFTVEMPPPVEVMTALLLSFILGIGLSMVPRGVLRKGSIEFRAIITRLIERMIIPLLPLHIFGIFLNLTYTGAAGSVMKALLRVVVVVLILEAVILAIQFVVAGVIGRKNPFKALLTMVPAYLTALGTSSSAATIPVTLRQTKKNGVSDAVASFTVPLCATIHLAGSTSKIFAFAFAIVLTQDLHVSTAQWAGFIFMLGITMVAAPGVPGGAIMAATGLLSSMLGFNDQQVALMIATYIALDSFGTATNVTGDGAIAIIVDRMAGGSVNDEGDPENVRELSFDGMAYLHAVSVEGVVSPEELEASAAAARSGE from the coding sequence ATGTCACGCAATCCCTCGGCATCGCCCTCACTGGGTTATCGTCTCAGCCACAGCATCCTGACCTGGGTCATCGGCGCCATTGTCCTGGCCCTGCTCGTGGGGTCCGTCCGGATCGGTGGCCACCCGATCATCCCCAAGGCAGTCGGCAACGTCTTCGCGACCTTCTCCGACCTGTTCGGCCAGTTCCTCAACTTCGCGATCCCGCTCATCATCATCGGTCTGGTGACCCCCGCCATCGCCGACCTGGGACGCGGCGCCGGCAAGTGGCTCGGCATCACCACTGCCCTGGCCTACACCTCCACCCTCTTCGCCGGCTTCCTCACCTTCCTGGTGTGTGCGGCCACCTTCCCCCGCCTGCTCGCCGGGACCTCCCTGACCGACGTCGCCAAGCCCGAAGGGGCCCTGAGCAGCTACTTCACCGTGGAGATGCCCCCGCCGGTCGAGGTCATGACCGCCCTGCTGCTCTCCTTCATCCTCGGGATCGGCCTGTCCATGGTTCCCCGAGGAGTTCTGCGCAAGGGCTCCATCGAGTTCCGGGCCATCATCACCCGACTCATCGAGCGGATGATCATCCCGTTGCTGCCGCTGCACATCTTCGGCATCTTCCTCAACCTCACCTACACCGGCGCCGCCGGCTCGGTCATGAAGGCCCTCCTGAGGGTCGTCGTCGTGGTCCTCATCCTCGAGGCCGTCATCCTGGCGATCCAGTTCGTCGTCGCCGGGGTCATCGGCCGCAAGAACCCGTTCAAGGCCCTGCTCACCATGGTCCCGGCCTACCTCACCGCCCTGGGCACCTCCTCCTCGGCGGCCACGATCCCGGTGACCCTGCGTCAGACGAAGAAGAACGGCGTCTCCGACGCGGTGGCCTCCTTCACCGTCCCCCTGTGCGCCACGATCCACCTGGCGGGGTCGACCTCGAAGATCTTCGCCTTCGCCTTCGCGATCGTCCTCACCCAGGACCTGCACGTGAGCACCGCCCAGTGGGCCGGGTTCATCTTCATGCTCGGCATCACGATGGTGGCCGCGCCGGGCGTGCCCGGAGGCGCCATCATGGCGGCCACGGGCCTGCTGTCCTCCATGCTCGGCTTCAATGACCAGCAGGTGGCCCTCATGATCGCCACCTACATCGCTCTGGACTCCTTCGGCACCGCCACGAACGTCACCGGTGACGGCGCCATCGCCATCATCGTTGACCGTATGGCGGGCGGCTCCGTCAATGACGAGGGCGACCCGGAGAACGTCCGCGAGCTCTCCTTCGACGGCATGGCCTACCTCCACGCCGTCAGCGTCGAGGGCGTCGTCAGTCCTGAGGAGCTGGAGGCGTCCGCTGCCGCCGCCCGTTCCGGCGAGTAG
- a CDS encoding malate dehydrogenase produces the protein MANAPVNITVTGAAGNIGYALLFRIASGALLGPDQRVNLRLLEIPPAVKAAEGTAMELFDSAFPTLGSVDIFDDAKAAFDGANIAFLVGSMPRKAGMERADLLSANGGIFGPQGEALNAGAADDIKVLVVGNPANTNALIAASHAPDIPGSRFTAMTRLDHNRALAQLATKAGCHVTDIDKVTVWGNHSSTQYPDLTHATVKGAPVTDILADRAWVEEDFIPTVAKRGAAIIDARGASSAASAASAAIDHVHDWVLGTSGSWTSSSVMSDGSYGVPEGIISSFPCTSENGEWKIVQGLEIDDFSRGRIDASAAELVDEKNTVASMGLI, from the coding sequence ATGGCAAACGCTCCCGTCAATATCACCGTCACCGGTGCTGCTGGCAACATCGGCTACGCACTGCTCTTCCGTATCGCCTCCGGCGCTCTGCTCGGCCCGGACCAGCGCGTCAACCTCCGCCTGCTGGAGATCCCGCCGGCCGTCAAGGCTGCCGAGGGCACGGCCATGGAGCTGTTCGACTCGGCCTTCCCGACCCTGGGCAGCGTCGACATCTTCGACGACGCCAAGGCCGCCTTCGACGGCGCCAACATCGCCTTCCTCGTGGGATCGATGCCCCGCAAGGCCGGCATGGAGCGCGCCGACCTGCTCTCCGCCAACGGCGGCATCTTCGGCCCCCAGGGCGAGGCGCTCAACGCCGGCGCCGCCGACGACATCAAGGTGCTCGTCGTGGGCAACCCCGCCAACACCAACGCCCTCATCGCGGCCTCCCACGCCCCCGACATCCCCGGCTCGCGCTTCACGGCCATGACCCGCCTGGACCACAACCGCGCCCTGGCCCAGCTCGCCACCAAGGCCGGCTGCCACGTCACCGACATCGACAAGGTCACCGTCTGGGGCAACCACTCCTCCACCCAGTACCCCGACCTGACCCACGCCACCGTCAAGGGCGCCCCCGTCACCGACATCCTGGCCGACCGCGCCTGGGTCGAGGAGGACTTCATCCCGACCGTCGCCAAGCGCGGCGCCGCCATCATCGACGCCCGTGGCGCCTCATCGGCCGCATCGGCCGCCTCGGCCGCCATCGACCACGTGCACGACTGGGTGCTGGGCACCTCCGGGTCCTGGACCTCCTCCTCGGTCATGTCCGACGGCTCCTACGGCGTGCCCGAGGGCATCATCTCCTCCTTCCCCTGCACCTCGGAGAACGGGGAGTGGAAGATCGTCCAGGGCCTGGAGATCGACGACTTCTCCCGCGGCAGGATCGACGCCTCGGCGGCCGAGCTCGTCGATGAGAAGAACACCGTGGCCTCCATGGGGCTCATCTGA